The following are from one region of the Sandaracinus amylolyticus genome:
- a CDS encoding DUF1592 domain-containing protein — MRHAVPLAITLLLAALSGCGDELPIARPRPTGRVIPAVPEPLRRLSRVEHERTLRDLFPGTALPVLELPVDTTLDRLENDARSLGPSQLGIARYEESARAVASAVMADERARARILACDAWSTPSEQEACIDAFVDGFAMRALRRPLSEDEAERLRSRMRAWTMQTDFLGAIELAVQMLLQTPSFLYRTEPASGDDVIAVDGYEMASRLSYALWQSMPDDALFEAAATGALSSGEGIEREARRMISDARAGDTIVDFHRQWLDLDRILEPEHAVRAEETRSDWDARTQRDAHTEALRFVRLALVEGDGRLASLLESPEAELSGRLAHLYDVATDPSWADDEWRRVTLPEERRAGILTRIAVLASHAHPGYASPPLRGSFVLETLLCAPRTSPPADVDLSQPRPSDGDGPRTNRELFAQRTSSAMCQGCHARLDGIGFSLEHYDAAGVWRDVEVGVAIDAAGALHGTDVDGPYQGALELSSRLATSRDVHACYTRRWLQFVRGRPADASEQFLLAELEERFAESGGDVRALMLAIVTHPSFARRTAVGE, encoded by the coding sequence GTGCGCCACGCTGTGCCCCTCGCCATCACGCTCCTCCTCGCTGCGCTGTCGGGCTGCGGCGACGAGCTGCCCATCGCGCGACCGCGTCCGACGGGACGCGTGATCCCCGCGGTGCCAGAGCCGCTGCGACGGCTCTCGCGCGTCGAGCACGAACGAACGCTGCGCGACTTGTTCCCGGGCACCGCGCTGCCGGTGCTGGAGCTTCCGGTCGACACGACGCTCGATCGACTGGAGAACGACGCGCGCTCGCTCGGGCCCTCGCAGCTCGGGATCGCGCGGTACGAAGAGTCCGCACGCGCCGTGGCGAGCGCGGTGATGGCCGACGAGCGTGCGCGCGCGCGGATCCTCGCGTGCGACGCATGGTCCACGCCGAGCGAGCAGGAAGCGTGCATCGATGCGTTCGTGGACGGCTTCGCGATGCGCGCGCTGCGCAGGCCACTCAGCGAGGACGAGGCGGAGCGACTCCGCTCGCGCATGCGCGCGTGGACGATGCAGACCGACTTCCTCGGTGCGATCGAGCTCGCGGTGCAGATGCTCCTGCAGACGCCGAGCTTCCTCTATCGCACCGAGCCCGCGAGCGGCGACGACGTGATCGCGGTCGACGGCTACGAGATGGCCAGTCGGCTCTCGTATGCGCTCTGGCAGTCGATGCCCGACGACGCGCTCTTCGAGGCAGCTGCGACCGGTGCGCTGTCGAGCGGTGAAGGCATCGAGCGAGAAGCCCGACGCATGATCTCCGACGCGCGCGCGGGGGACACGATCGTCGACTTCCATCGGCAGTGGCTCGATCTCGATCGCATCCTCGAGCCCGAGCACGCGGTGCGCGCGGAGGAGACGCGCAGCGACTGGGATGCGCGGACGCAGCGCGACGCGCACACCGAAGCGCTGCGCTTCGTGCGGCTCGCGCTGGTCGAGGGAGACGGCCGGCTCGCGTCGCTCCTCGAGAGCCCCGAGGCCGAGCTCAGCGGACGCCTCGCGCATCTCTACGACGTCGCGACCGACCCTTCGTGGGCCGACGACGAGTGGCGTCGCGTGACGCTGCCCGAGGAACGACGCGCCGGCATCCTCACGCGCATCGCCGTGCTCGCGTCGCACGCGCACCCTGGCTACGCGTCTCCGCCGCTGCGCGGCAGCTTCGTGCTCGAGACGCTCCTCTGCGCGCCGCGCACGAGCCCACCCGCCGACGTCGATCTCTCGCAGCCGCGGCCGAGCGACGGAGATGGCCCACGCACCAACCGCGAGCTCTTCGCGCAGCGCACCAGCTCCGCGATGTGCCAGGGCTGTCATGCGCGGCTCGACGGCATCGGCTTCAGCCTCGAGCACTACGACGCCGCCGGCGTGTGGCGCGACGTCGAGGTGGGCGTGGCGATCGACGCCGCGGGCGCGCTCCACGGCACCGACGTCGACGGGCCCTACCAAGGTGCGCTCGAGCTCTCGAGCCGGCTCGCGACGAGCCGCGACGTGCATGCGTGTTACACGCGCCGCTGGCTGCAATTCGTGCGCGGCAGGCCGGCGGACGCGAGCGAGCAGTTCCTCCTCGCGGAGCTGGAGGAGCGGTTCGCGGAGAGCGGCGGCGACGTGCGAGCGCTGATGCTCGCCATCGTCACGCACCCGAGCTTCGCGCGGCGCACGGCGGTGGGCGAATGA
- a CDS encoding DUF1552 domain-containing protein has product MRLGRQPLDAVLVLGAGQAAPRVEDPERAYADLLGLYVPPTTDTPRTRDERIRALRGSVLDAVAREHEFMRSRMGLEGARKLEQHRDIVRDLERALGIAVPTRCDPAFESTGHVIDQYSRLATLALSCDLTRVVTIVPPILEPTEFGYPASSDVHGRFAHSSVDDGSEPFDPVSERAMIDYGIFYSQRFLALLEMLDAVPEGSGTMLDHTTVVWLTELGSPTHQHVDACTLIAGGTDFFRTGRYVRYARDVRAAIDWAGRPLSHGPALSQLFVTLLRSFGWDDDHFGMREVTRRDGSAIDVRGTLRELHV; this is encoded by the coding sequence GTGCGTCTGGGGCGCCAACCACTGGATGCCGTACTCGTCCTCGGCGCGGGCCAGGCCGCGCCGCGCGTCGAAGATCCCGAGCGTGCCTACGCGGATCTGCTCGGTCTCTACGTGCCTCCGACCACCGACACGCCGCGCACGCGCGACGAGCGCATCCGCGCGCTCCGCGGGAGCGTGCTGGACGCGGTGGCGCGCGAGCACGAATTCATGCGCTCGCGCATGGGGCTCGAGGGCGCGCGCAAGCTCGAGCAGCACCGCGACATCGTTCGCGATCTCGAGCGCGCGCTCGGCATCGCGGTGCCGACACGCTGCGATCCCGCCTTCGAGTCGACGGGCCACGTGATCGACCAGTACTCGCGCCTCGCGACCCTGGCGCTCTCGTGCGATCTCACGCGCGTCGTCACGATCGTCCCGCCGATCCTCGAGCCCACGGAGTTCGGCTATCCGGCGAGCTCCGACGTGCACGGGCGCTTCGCCCACAGCTCGGTCGACGACGGGAGCGAGCCCTTCGATCCCGTGTCGGAGCGCGCGATGATCGACTACGGCATCTTCTATTCGCAGCGCTTCCTCGCGCTGCTGGAGATGCTCGACGCGGTCCCCGAGGGATCGGGGACGATGCTCGATCACACGACGGTCGTGTGGCTGACCGAGCTGGGCTCACCGACGCACCAACACGTCGACGCGTGCACGCTGATCGCGGGCGGCACCGACTTCTTCCGCACCGGTCGCTACGTGCGCTACGCGCGCGACGTGCGCGCCGCGATCGACTGGGCGGGGCGACCGCTCTCGCACGGGCCCGCGCTCTCGCAGCTCTTCGTGACGTTGCTGCGCAGCTTCGGCTGGGACGACGATCACTTCGGGATGCGCGAGGTGACGCGTCGCGACGGAAGCGCGATCGACGTGCGCGGGACACTCCGCGAGCTGCACGTCTGA
- a CDS encoding energy transducer TonB, translating into MGDGGAGLARLFGALVLSIGAHVVVAVVLIALPIVRDLIPNEPQMIEIVAIEEPLPEPEPEPVVEEPEPPPPEPEPEPVRPEPRRVERTEPRPTTPDPQPEPPSEEPPPVEEAIADFTGETLTNEGAETFAMPVGNGAPMDGPIGQPGAVVTGRRREGGRGGAVGGTGTAAPEGPRVVALADLSRRPSPQGDMNAVLQRNYPPRARQLGIEGRVVIGFRIMPDGSVQRFRTRSETPPSQGFAEACRRTVQQLRWDPPLAQDGAAVATDASFECEFAVGL; encoded by the coding sequence TTGGGAGACGGCGGGGCAGGGCTCGCGAGGCTGTTCGGCGCGCTGGTGCTCAGCATCGGCGCGCACGTCGTCGTCGCGGTCGTGTTGATCGCGCTGCCGATCGTGCGGGACCTGATCCCGAACGAGCCGCAGATGATCGAGATCGTCGCGATCGAGGAGCCCCTGCCCGAGCCGGAGCCCGAGCCGGTGGTCGAGGAGCCCGAGCCTCCGCCGCCGGAGCCCGAGCCCGAGCCGGTGCGCCCCGAGCCGCGTCGCGTGGAGCGCACCGAGCCGCGCCCGACCACGCCGGACCCGCAGCCCGAGCCGCCGAGCGAAGAGCCGCCGCCCGTCGAAGAGGCGATCGCGGACTTCACCGGCGAGACGCTGACCAACGAGGGCGCCGAGACGTTCGCGATGCCGGTCGGCAACGGCGCGCCGATGGACGGGCCGATCGGCCAGCCGGGCGCGGTCGTCACCGGGCGTCGTCGCGAGGGCGGTCGCGGCGGCGCGGTCGGAGGCACCGGCACTGCGGCGCCCGAAGGACCGCGCGTGGTCGCGCTCGCAGATCTGTCGCGACGCCCGAGCCCTCAGGGCGACATGAACGCGGTGCTGCAGCGGAACTATCCGCCGCGCGCGCGTCAGCTCGGCATCGAAGGGCGCGTGGTGATCGGCTTCCGCATCATGCCGGACGGGAGCGTGCAGAGGTTCCGCACCCGCAGCGAGACCCCGCCGTCGCAGGGCTTCGCAGAGGCGTGCCGTCGCACCGTGCAGCAGCTGCGCTGGGATCCGCCGCTCGCGCAGGACGGCGCCGCGGTCGCGACCGACGCCAGCTTCGAGTGCGAGTTCGCGGTCGGGCTCTGA
- a CDS encoding DUF1517 domain-containing protein, with amino-acid sequence MSLRGLVLVLAFHAALATTASAQRTYRHPRPATSHRELTPEEIAEHDSEMAALQARCDAVGREQCLEEDRAQRAAHLRAVTHETIAIVGGALAVLVLFFFVRRSPRRRAASPAPPVEQWDLAVVEVALAREHVAAVRHALEEILASRLNARDVLPELATALARAPWTHVALRQYARTDAPVAEERHRAVRAEIAARETLEVPPEPGRGYRGEAAREEEEHALVSLIVLTRAELPDAIGAPPEAARRTLESLARRPSSEIVQVDLTWFPPGAGETTPTRDLVARAPRLVRT; translated from the coding sequence ATGTCGCTACGCGGGCTCGTGCTCGTCCTCGCCTTCCATGCAGCGCTCGCGACGACGGCGAGCGCCCAGCGCACGTACCGGCACCCGCGCCCCGCGACGTCGCACCGCGAGCTCACCCCCGAGGAGATCGCGGAGCACGACTCCGAGATGGCGGCGCTCCAGGCACGCTGCGACGCGGTGGGGCGCGAGCAGTGTCTGGAGGAGGATCGCGCGCAGCGAGCAGCGCACCTGCGGGCCGTCACGCACGAGACGATCGCGATCGTCGGCGGGGCGCTCGCGGTGCTGGTGTTGTTCTTCTTCGTTCGGCGGTCGCCACGACGGCGGGCCGCGTCACCAGCACCACCGGTCGAGCAGTGGGACCTCGCGGTGGTCGAGGTCGCGCTCGCGCGGGAGCACGTCGCGGCCGTGCGGCACGCGCTCGAGGAGATCCTCGCGTCGCGCCTCAATGCGCGCGACGTGCTCCCCGAGCTCGCGACCGCGCTCGCGCGCGCGCCGTGGACGCACGTCGCGCTCCGCCAGTACGCGAGGACCGACGCGCCGGTCGCGGAGGAGCGCCACCGCGCGGTGCGCGCCGAGATCGCGGCGCGCGAGACGCTCGAGGTCCCGCCCGAGCCCGGCCGCGGCTATCGCGGCGAAGCGGCGCGCGAGGAGGAGGAGCACGCGCTCGTCTCCTTGATCGTCCTCACGCGCGCGGAGCTCCCGGACGCGATCGGAGCGCCTCCCGAAGCCGCGCGGCGCACGCTCGAGTCCCTCGCGCGCCGGCCATCGAGCGAGATCGTGCAGGTCGATCTCACGTGGTTCCCGCCCGGTGCCGGCGAGACGACGCCGACCCGCGATCTCGTGGCGCGCGCCCCGCGCCTGGTCCGGACCTGA
- a CDS encoding NAD-dependent epimerase/dehydratase family protein encodes MQVFLTGGTGYVGAHLARALLARGHRLTLLARDPAKIPSWAGAADIRFVRGDLRDAASLEPALRGHHALIHNALIWDEEPTELDLVDPRATIALLHAAQRAAIPRLLYTSSTAVHRPFHARMSASDPLAPADFYGVTKATGELALWAVAQAHGLRGTVIRPSAVVGAPAFPGAPFKSDRRLENLVARARRGERLVVARHDARQWIAACDLAELYTRALETDAGGTILAVARDVVSWEDIAREIVRRVGTGEVHVEDTGLPADPFVFDTTDLDRTFGVTFEARAAVIDHIAHLTR; translated from the coding sequence GTGCAGGTCTTCCTCACCGGCGGCACCGGCTACGTCGGCGCGCACCTCGCGCGCGCCCTGCTCGCGCGCGGCCACCGCCTCACGCTGCTCGCGCGCGACCCCGCGAAGATCCCGTCGTGGGCCGGCGCCGCGGACATCCGCTTCGTGCGCGGCGACCTGCGCGACGCCGCGTCCCTCGAGCCCGCGCTCCGCGGCCACCACGCGCTGATCCACAACGCGCTGATCTGGGACGAGGAGCCCACCGAGCTCGATCTCGTCGATCCCCGCGCCACCATCGCGCTGCTGCACGCCGCCCAGCGCGCCGCCATCCCGCGCCTCCTCTACACGTCGTCGACCGCGGTCCACCGCCCGTTCCACGCCCGCATGAGCGCGTCCGATCCCCTCGCGCCCGCCGATTTCTACGGCGTCACCAAGGCGACCGGCGAGCTCGCGCTGTGGGCCGTCGCCCAGGCTCACGGCCTTCGCGGGACCGTGATCCGCCCCAGCGCCGTCGTCGGCGCGCCCGCGTTCCCCGGCGCACCGTTCAAGTCGGATCGGCGCCTCGAGAATCTCGTCGCGCGTGCCCGCCGCGGAGAGCGCTTGGTCGTGGCGCGCCACGACGCCCGCCAGTGGATCGCCGCATGCGATCTCGCCGAGCTCTACACCCGCGCCCTCGAGACGGATGCCGGCGGCACCATCCTCGCGGTCGCCCGCGACGTCGTGAGCTGGGAGGACATCGCCCGCGAGATCGTCCGCCGGGTCGGCACCGGCGAGGTCCACGTCGAAGACACCGGCCTCCCAGCCGATCCCTTCGTCTTCGACACCACCGACCTCGACCGCACCTTCGGCGTCACGTTCGAAGCGCGAGCCGCCGTGATCGATCACATCGCGCACCTCACGCGGTGA
- a CDS encoding MopE-related protein: MLDLRGVAVLALVLIVACEAPPPDTAVDGGLEPDGGPALCVLDRECQNGVYCDGEERCMPGATDADQRGCVPAYVEACEPGYVCEEEARRCVTDCPVALDADGDGRIAVDCGGDDCDDTDRNRFPGNTEVCDAAGHDEDCNAATFGFVDDDGDGSASEACCNADDEGTTCGDDCNDGDSLINPRAGEACDRVDNNCDGVADEVCPCAPGAAEVCGVGEGACQEGRRVCVEGIFGECIGAVGPTEELCDGVDNDCDASVDEHVLRTYHEDTDGDGYGSATSGVTTSACSVPEGWASNTLDCDDARAGVSPASPEVCNDLDDDCDGTTDEGLRRVYHLDGDGDGFGGAANTAGATCGPPSASYVERRGDCDDARASASPVGIESCNGADDDCDGRTDEGVLRTFHRDQDGDGVGGATTSTGCTAPSGYVTLGGDCADTDAARHPGRHDSCNAIDDDCDGATDPGCTCTDGARRDCGTGPGGGAPTNVGECAIGSQICVGGSWGSCVGDVSSSAEVCDGLDQDCDGRTDEGTVVTTCLGDGDGDGYGAGAATRQCRDATRASAGYCPPGWTTTGGDCNDANASARPMATESCNAIDDDCDTTIDESTIATGCFPDADADTYGIGSATAQCRDATRSAHGFCPLGYTNRGGDCNDSSSAIRPGATEACNGRDDDCDAAADDGAGMICALGTVRAGTGAYGSCGSVAGTYACNAGCTSETFTPSPPSETCNGSDDDCDGAIDDAFECRQSSTGHACVTGCGTVGTRSCSGSCSFGGQTCRGTEICNGCDDDVDGTADDGFTCRLGETRSCTRACGSGSVTGTQRCLADCSGWSDCTATETCNGCDDDGDGSVDNGFFCPRNAITYCTTACGTAGQQICNDSCSAFTESACYASAESCNYCDDDGDSATTDASLANGIVTDLYTCSSFRAASTITTCTTITSRTYTLVNGAANDAGAIWLDNPAAMRRLGWGPMSFVAEVTAGRSASPTTYPADGWAVILGRNGSGDLGAIGGGLGVPSTRDGLVFEWRYYTGTPSSQSDQVQVVRQSGGMRTVLGTVTPPAGHLDSTSSSDVTQRLFIEYTPDDPRTVTSEERLRLRFTVNGPIALDVAPSPSSCGGSICACDPPCASPSLARELVPGEPFQIGFSAATGGAVSMARVELNGTIVGTGPYTRAQRSNVCF; this comes from the coding sequence ATGCTCGACCTTCGTGGCGTCGCGGTGCTCGCCCTCGTGCTGATCGTCGCGTGCGAAGCGCCGCCACCCGACACCGCAGTCGACGGCGGCCTCGAGCCCGACGGAGGCCCCGCCCTCTGCGTGCTCGATCGCGAGTGCCAGAACGGCGTGTACTGCGACGGCGAAGAGCGCTGCATGCCCGGCGCCACCGACGCCGATCAGCGCGGCTGCGTGCCCGCCTACGTCGAAGCGTGCGAGCCCGGCTACGTCTGCGAAGAAGAAGCGCGACGCTGCGTGACCGACTGCCCGGTCGCGCTCGACGCCGACGGCGATGGTCGCATCGCGGTCGACTGCGGCGGCGACGACTGCGACGACACCGATCGCAACCGCTTCCCCGGCAACACCGAGGTCTGCGACGCGGCAGGGCACGACGAGGACTGCAACGCCGCGACGTTCGGCTTCGTCGACGACGACGGCGACGGCTCCGCGTCCGAGGCGTGCTGCAACGCGGACGACGAGGGCACGACCTGCGGCGACGACTGCAACGACGGCGACAGCCTGATCAACCCGCGCGCCGGCGAGGCGTGTGATCGCGTCGACAACAACTGCGACGGTGTCGCGGACGAGGTCTGCCCGTGCGCGCCCGGCGCCGCCGAGGTCTGCGGCGTCGGCGAGGGCGCGTGCCAAGAGGGCCGCCGCGTGTGCGTCGAAGGGATCTTCGGCGAGTGCATCGGCGCGGTCGGTCCCACCGAGGAGCTCTGCGACGGAGTCGACAACGACTGCGACGCGAGCGTCGACGAGCACGTGCTGCGCACCTACCACGAGGACACCGACGGCGACGGCTACGGCTCGGCGACCTCGGGCGTGACCACGAGCGCGTGCAGCGTCCCCGAGGGCTGGGCCTCGAACACGCTCGACTGCGACGACGCGCGCGCCGGCGTGAGCCCCGCATCGCCCGAGGTCTGCAACGACCTCGACGACGACTGCGACGGCACGACCGACGAGGGCTTGCGTCGCGTCTACCACCTCGACGGCGACGGCGACGGATTCGGCGGCGCCGCGAACACCGCAGGCGCGACCTGCGGCCCTCCGAGCGCGTCGTACGTCGAGCGCCGCGGCGACTGCGACGACGCGCGCGCATCGGCGAGCCCGGTCGGCATCGAGTCGTGCAACGGCGCCGACGACGACTGCGACGGACGCACCGACGAGGGCGTGCTGCGCACGTTCCATCGCGATCAGGACGGCGATGGCGTCGGCGGCGCGACGACGAGCACCGGCTGCACTGCGCCGAGCGGCTACGTGACGCTCGGCGGCGACTGCGCCGACACCGACGCCGCGCGCCATCCGGGGCGCCACGACTCGTGCAACGCGATCGACGACGACTGCGACGGCGCGACCGATCCCGGCTGCACGTGCACCGACGGCGCGCGCCGCGACTGCGGCACCGGGCCCGGCGGTGGCGCGCCCACGAACGTCGGCGAGTGCGCGATCGGATCGCAGATCTGCGTCGGCGGCTCGTGGGGCAGCTGCGTGGGCGATGTCTCGTCGAGCGCCGAGGTGTGCGACGGGCTCGATCAGGACTGCGACGGACGCACCGACGAGGGCACGGTGGTCACGACGTGCCTCGGCGACGGCGACGGCGATGGATACGGCGCGGGCGCGGCCACGCGCCAGTGTCGCGACGCGACGCGCGCGAGCGCGGGCTACTGCCCGCCGGGATGGACCACGACCGGCGGTGACTGCAACGACGCGAACGCGTCGGCGCGCCCGATGGCGACCGAGTCGTGCAACGCGATCGACGACGACTGCGACACGACGATCGACGAGAGCACGATCGCGACCGGCTGCTTCCCCGACGCCGACGCCGACACCTACGGCATCGGCAGCGCGACCGCGCAGTGCCGCGACGCGACGCGTAGCGCGCACGGCTTCTGTCCGCTCGGTTACACCAACCGCGGCGGCGACTGCAACGACAGCTCGAGCGCGATCCGCCCCGGCGCCACCGAGGCGTGCAACGGGCGCGACGACGACTGCGACGCCGCGGCGGACGACGGCGCGGGGATGATCTGCGCGCTCGGCACGGTGCGCGCGGGCACCGGCGCGTACGGCTCGTGCGGCAGCGTCGCGGGCACCTACGCGTGCAACGCGGGCTGCACCAGCGAGACGTTCACGCCCTCGCCTCCGTCCGAGACGTGCAACGGCAGCGACGACGACTGCGACGGCGCGATCGACGACGCGTTCGAGTGCCGCCAGAGCTCGACCGGCCACGCGTGCGTGACCGGCTGCGGCACCGTCGGCACGCGCAGCTGCAGCGGGAGCTGTTCGTTCGGCGGCCAGACCTGTCGCGGCACCGAGATCTGCAACGGCTGCGACGACGACGTCGACGGCACCGCGGACGACGGCTTCACGTGCCGCCTGGGCGAGACCCGCAGCTGCACGCGCGCCTGCGGCAGCGGCAGCGTGACCGGCACCCAGCGCTGTCTCGCGGACTGCAGCGGCTGGAGCGACTGCACCGCGACCGAGACGTGCAACGGCTGCGACGACGACGGCGATGGCAGCGTCGACAACGGCTTCTTCTGCCCGCGCAACGCGATCACGTACTGCACGACCGCCTGCGGCACCGCGGGCCAGCAGATCTGCAACGACAGCTGCAGCGCGTTCACCGAGAGCGCCTGCTACGCGAGCGCGGAGAGCTGCAACTACTGCGACGACGACGGCGACTCGGCGACGACCGACGCGAGCCTCGCGAACGGCATCGTCACCGACCTCTACACGTGCAGCTCGTTCCGTGCGGCCTCGACCATCACCACGTGCACGACCATCACCTCGCGCACGTACACGCTCGTGAACGGCGCAGCGAACGACGCGGGCGCGATCTGGCTCGACAATCCCGCTGCGATGCGGCGTCTCGGCTGGGGGCCGATGAGCTTCGTCGCGGAAGTCACGGCGGGTCGCAGCGCGTCGCCGACGACGTACCCGGCGGACGGTTGGGCGGTGATCCTCGGACGCAACGGAAGCGGCGATCTCGGGGCGATCGGCGGCGGTCTCGGCGTGCCCTCGACCCGCGACGGGCTCGTGTTCGAGTGGCGCTACTACACCGGCACGCCCTCGAGCCAGAGTGATCAGGTGCAGGTCGTGCGGCAGTCGGGCGGGATGCGGACCGTGCTCGGCACGGTGACGCCGCCCGCGGGCCACCTCGACTCGACGTCGTCGAGCGACGTCACGCAGCGCCTCTTCATCGAGTACACGCCGGACGATCCGCGCACCGTCACGAGCGAAGAGCGGCTGCGCCTGCGCTTCACGGTGAACGGCCCGATCGCGCTCGACGTCGCGCCCTCGCCCTCGTCGTGCGGCGGATCGATCTGCGCGTGCGATCCACCGTGCGCGTCGCCCTCGCTCGCGCGCGAGCTCGTGCCGGGTGAGCCCTTCCAGATCGGGTTCAGCGCCGCGACCGGGGGCGCGGTGTCGATGGCGCGCGTCGAGCTCAACGGCACGATCGTCGGCACCGGCCCGTACACGCGCGCCCAGCGATCCAACGTGTGCTTCTGA
- a CDS encoding sugar ABC transporter permease, with protein MRARALGRELAVHLVLWVAVLFALYPVTWVVSQALSSGATTGGRILPWPTEPSLEHFEAVVMRVHEGRWLFALQLLNSVVVSAATALVAIAIATPAAYALSRFEFVGARGATRTLLATQMFPGVAASIPLYLLLDASNLLDTRTGLVLVYATSAVPFAIFQLRGAFDAIPRDLEEAAMVDGATRAGAFFRVVLPAARPALAVTALFAFMTAWNEFILAATFLTSQDLYTLPILLNGYASEYDSNFGHFAAGAIVVSIPVMALFYALQRQLVGGLTAGGVKG; from the coding sequence ATGAGGGCGCGTGCGCTGGGCCGCGAGCTCGCGGTGCACCTCGTCCTCTGGGTCGCGGTGCTGTTCGCGCTCTATCCCGTCACGTGGGTCGTCTCGCAGGCGCTCTCGAGCGGCGCGACCACCGGTGGGCGCATCCTGCCGTGGCCCACCGAGCCCTCGCTCGAGCACTTCGAGGCGGTCGTGATGCGCGTGCACGAAGGGCGCTGGCTCTTCGCGCTGCAGCTGCTCAACAGCGTCGTCGTGAGCGCTGCGACCGCGCTCGTCGCGATCGCGATCGCGACGCCCGCTGCGTACGCGCTCTCGCGCTTCGAGTTCGTCGGCGCGCGCGGCGCGACCCGCACGCTCCTCGCGACGCAGATGTTCCCCGGCGTCGCCGCGTCGATCCCGCTCTACCTGCTGCTCGACGCGTCGAACCTGCTCGACACCCGCACCGGCCTCGTCCTCGTCTACGCGACGAGCGCGGTGCCCTTCGCGATCTTCCAGCTGCGAGGCGCGTTCGACGCGATCCCGCGCGACCTCGAAGAGGCCGCGATGGTCGATGGCGCGACGCGCGCCGGCGCGTTCTTCCGCGTCGTGCTCCCCGCCGCGCGCCCCGCGCTCGCGGTGACCGCGCTCTTCGCGTTCATGACCGCGTGGAACGAGTTCATCCTCGCCGCGACGTTCCTGACCTCGCAGGACCTCTACACGCTGCCGATCCTCCTGAACGGCTACGCGAGCGAGTACGACTCCAACTTCGGTCACTTCGCGGCGGGCGCGATCGTCGTCTCGATCCCGGTGATGGCGCTCTTCTACGCGCTGCAACGGCAGCTCGTCGGCGGCCTCACCGCGGGCGGCGTGAAGGGCTGA
- a CDS encoding MotA/TolQ/ExbB proton channel family protein, translating into MDIQERLTAFAMLGATWVMWLLVLLSIVGLAIILERAYYLFVSRDDIAKLKSDLLAKLRSNDVDAARTRMRQSRSVEAQVALAGLDAAEDGAETAEERMDGQTSISRLNMERNLAFLGTVGNNAPFVGLAGTVIGIIRAFHELNESQGQVSAGLMAEVGEALVATLIGLLVALPAVAFFNLFQRIIKARLTRADAMGREVLAFLKSERRKNGVAEAAAE; encoded by the coding sequence ATGGACATCCAGGAACGCCTCACCGCCTTCGCGATGCTCGGGGCCACGTGGGTCATGTGGCTGCTCGTGCTGCTGTCGATCGTGGGCTTGGCGATCATTCTCGAGCGCGCGTACTACCTCTTCGTCTCGCGCGACGACATCGCGAAGCTCAAGAGCGACCTGCTCGCGAAGCTCCGCTCCAACGACGTCGACGCCGCGCGCACCCGCATGCGGCAATCACGGAGCGTGGAGGCGCAGGTCGCGCTCGCCGGGCTCGACGCGGCCGAGGACGGCGCGGAGACGGCCGAAGAGCGCATGGACGGTCAGACGTCCATCTCGCGCCTGAACATGGAGCGCAACCTCGCGTTCCTCGGCACCGTCGGCAACAACGCGCCCTTCGTCGGGCTGGCCGGCACCGTCATCGGCATCATCCGCGCGTTCCACGAGCTCAACGAGAGCCAGGGACAGGTCAGCGCGGGCCTGATGGCGGAGGTCGGTGAAGCGCTCGTCGCGACGCTGATCGGCCTGCTCGTCGCGCTGCCCGCGGTCGCGTTCTTCAACCTCTTCCAGCGCATCATCAAGGCACGCCTCACGCGCGCCGACGCGATGGGCAGGGAAGTGCTGGCGTTCCTCAAGTCCGAGCGCCGTAAGAACGGCGTCGCGGAAGCCGCGGCGGAGTGA
- a CDS encoding ExbD/TolR family protein has product MGGGTGGGGDDDLITSINVTPLVDVVLVLLIILMVTASYIVSHSIPMELPQATPEDSSATTPRTLAVSVDSEGHLYIDAQPISDEAFRPAIRRYVAGLPDRNESRATIAADGRIQHSRFVYVLDSLRQEGVTRYAINVRPEDLAQ; this is encoded by the coding sequence ATGGGCGGTGGAACCGGTGGTGGTGGCGACGACGATCTGATCACTTCGATCAACGTCACGCCGCTCGTCGACGTCGTCCTCGTGCTGCTGATCATCCTGATGGTCACCGCGAGCTACATCGTGTCGCACAGCATCCCGATGGAGCTGCCGCAGGCGACGCCCGAGGACTCGTCGGCGACGACGCCGCGCACGCTCGCGGTGTCGGTCGACTCGGAGGGGCACCTCTACATCGACGCGCAGCCGATCTCCGACGAGGCCTTCCGGCCGGCGATCCGTCGCTACGTCGCGGGCCTCCCCGATCGCAACGAGTCGCGCGCGACGATCGCGGCCGACGGCCGCATCCAGCACTCGCGCTTCGTGTACGTGCTCGACTCGCTCCGCCAAGAGGGCGTGACGCGCTACGCGATCAACGTCCGCCCCGAAGACCTCGCGCAGTAG